Part of the Xenopus tropicalis strain Nigerian chromosome 3, UCB_Xtro_10.0, whole genome shotgun sequence genome, TTGGTATTTGCCAaatgattacaggtatgggacctgttatccagaatgcttgggacctggggttttctggtaagggatctttctgtgatttggatctccataacttaattctgctaaaaatcatttaaacattaaatagacctaataggcttgttttgcctccaataaggagtaattataccttagttgggatcaagtacaatgttctgttgtgttattacagagaaaaaggaaataattacaatttttaaaaatgagttgcttataatggagtctacggcagatggcttttccgtaatttgcaaatttctggataacgggtttccggataagggatcactcTCACCCGTAACAAATAACTTTTGAAAAGCCATAAAATGAGTTTGTCAGTACGTGTCTAGCAACTTGATTGTACAATCCTAAGGAAAATCTTCCCCCCAGCATAAGTTTTCTCTTTTTGGAATATATTTGTGTATTGGTGTGTATGCTATGGATGCTGAACATGGTAACaccacattattttttaataaatacaaatttctaATACACATAAGAATATATTAACCCTCTAACACTCAATTAACAAGTcaccttttttttctgtttgtaaagTTCTCTAAGCTGGCCAAATAAAGATTTGATACTTTGATATGTCGTCTGTACCCATAGATTACATAAGGAAATCACACCACTTTGACAAGGGTATGAACACAAAAGCCACAGTGATTTAAATCACAAGGATTTGAATTAACTTTAACTTGTGAGCAGGAAAATATAGCCAACCATTCctaatattgtttttaaattgtatatatgatatcattataaaataaaaaatatataaagatttgTAAATGTTCTGcaatatttatgtataatattCAAGCACTGGAAAGCTCAGTAGcaatttaaatgttatatttgccATTTCATCTTACAAATTGATTAATAATCTAATCCCAAAAAGAAATGGCATGTATGCACTCTTGTCTCATGAATCCTTGTAAAAGTAATAAGGTGCACCTTTAAGTTTTTGTATACGGCCTTTCCATTAATACAGTTTGTGAGCTACATCAGAGGTCTATAGTGTCACTGCTAACACTCAGTGCATCAATAGGCCCAAATACATCTTTGAAGTCACCACTTAGGGTATGTTCTTTTTTGGTTGTCATATCCAATGACTCCTGAGATGGAGGAAGCAAAGTATGATACATTCCCTTTGACTGCTGACTACATCCTTGTTTCTTCTCATAGCTGTAGGTGGAGGAGTTTGCATTGTCAAAACTTGAACAAAGAACCAAGGATGATCCATCTTGAGATACCTTGTACAGAGAGCTAGTGGCGCTTTCTTTGCCTCTCCATATCTGTGAAGAAGGGGAAGATAAATTGCCCTGTCTGCAAGTGTTGGCAGCAGGTCTTGTAGCTGGAAAACCAGTGTCCATCTCCATGCAGGAAGATGTTCGGTAAAGTCCCCTGTCAGAGGCCTTTTCTTTGAAAATGTTCTCTTCCAGCTGTGTAGTACTCTTGATTGTGAGAGACAAGCTGCTGGACAATGCTGTGCCATGAAACAGACTTTTGGGTATTAGAGCTTCACTAAATAGGGCCTCATCAATACTACGACGCAAGTTGATTGGTGACGGGGGCTGAAAATCAACAGTTGAGTCACTGTCCACCTGTACACTAATAAAAGATGGCGTCTTAGAGCTATTGTGAAGACTCAAACCTTGAACCTCAAGGCTTTTAGTGCTGTTGTAGATTAAGCTTATGTCTTCTCCAAGGCTCATTCGTTTCTCCACTAATGTATAAAGGGGAAAGAACTCTGAGTCACTTCTAATTATAGTATCACAGATGAGCAGTTTTTCATGCTGGGATGAGGACCACTGAGAATTGGCTTGAAGAATGTTGGCTTTCATTGTGACGTGACCAGGAGTAAGACAAAACAACTTTGTCCAGCAATTGTTCCTCCCAATATCATTAGAACTAAATAGGGGGTAGGTACCAACTACAGCAAGGGGTAGACATGCACCTACTTCACATAGGCTTGAACTGAGCTGGAAGGCCCACCAAGTCCAAGGTCCAAACACAATTGATCCACCATAGCCCATGGCATAAAGCATTGCATACAGCTGAAGAACGGCATTTAAAAGGCTAAAGATGGAAGCAATCACAACAATGTGAGTTGCTCGACTCCAGTCCTTTGAGTTTGCAAAAGGACACCCACTACTATATTCTACAGGAGGAGCTGAATTTTTAAGATCATAAATCTGAGTGGTTTGGACTCTTGCTATACAACAAAAGACAAAGAAGGAAAGAGAAAGAAGAACAGCCAAAGTTATGTAGACTCCATGGGATACAAGTAGAAGGAAGGCAAACTTCTGTAAGACATCAACTAATATCACTGCTCCTGCTGAGACAACAAAGTGGAGAACTGCTGTAGCAGATAAAATGCAGAGTCGGAGTAAGCTTGGAGTTGAGCGCTGCATCTGACACCTTGAGGACAGCAGAAGGAAGACAATACTGAAACTTGTTGTCATACAAGGAAAGGCCAGTTCATGCAATAGTATAGCAATAAAAACTGGTAGTTTTTCTTGGTGCCCATATGCATCATAGAAGAGAGAAAAAGCCCGGCTGCTCCCTACAAATATCAAAAACAGATGTAAAACAGCTAAATAGTGGCCTCCTGAAGGACATCGGAACACCAAGCAAAAAAGGGAGAGAAAGGAGAGAAGAGCGACTGACCCAAAAAGACCCACAGAGCCATACACTAAGGCTTCCCAGGCTACACCCCAGTCTGCAACAGATGTATTCCAGTCAGAATGCAGGGTAATGAATATTGGTCTAAATGGCAGGAGTGAAGAATGTCCATAGAGATTATTTTCCACCTTAGAGGGGGCGGTGCTTAGGGTTACCGAATCACAATCTTCAGACTGAAAACAATCCAGGAAGGAAGAATCTGCTAAGGAGTCCTGTGAACCAGGCTGAGTAcctgaaaaaagagaaaatgtaaaaaagtaagTAAGAAAGTCTTATTAGGCCAAGCAGATTCCATAGCAGTATAAATAAAGGTAGAACACTAGGAGCCATAGGAGTCAATTCTTTGAACAGGGGGCATTCAGTACAGATGGCTCCTTGCCAAACTTTAAAAATTTGAGTGATTAAACTgctgttaatgtaaaaaaaatattaaaccaaATATAAATTGGATGGGTGGGATGGAGTTGGTTAGTTGGTTGTATCCAGTGGTAAACCACAATTAcgtacatagacatttctgatctTGAGGCCATGGCTGGTGAAAGACTTCTTATTATGTTTAAACTCCCAAGAAGTCACCAAATTTTTTAAGAACCAGTAATGCCATGAAgtgaaaataatttaatttacatgTAGTTTGTATCTGTTCATCTGGCAAAAACATTTCTTGGCAACATATGCCCTATTTTATATATGAAAAGTTTTCATTTTATAGTTCTATACAAAGCCATAAATGGTATTTGACACCAATTCTTCCAGTTGAAGAACTAAAATCAAAGTGTATCTATAATCTGCTATGTCCTATAGTCCAATTTaaaattgaatggctgcccccatggctacatataCATACTTTAGTAGTACCTGAGAAACATAAACCATTTTTACCAGTGAAATTGTAACAGTACACTAATAAAATGCATGCAAAACTCTTACATTCTTTGGTTTTAGAATGCAACAGAACTTATTATATTTCTTCCAACATCTTCCTCTTTCCTTCTGGTTTCACAGTCAATAATGTCACTTTTTTGGAATATGCCCTTAACTCAGTTTGGATACAACAAATTAAACACTTATTCAGAATCTTATTATTTTCCATCTTTAATACTGCAACTTACTCCTTGCAGGCATTCCAACATATTGCCTTTCACAACTCAAATTCCAAATGCTACTGCCAGACTCTATCTATCACACTGCTCCACTTCAGCCGCTTCCCTATTCATATGCCTtcactggctcccaatctcctctTGATTcaaatttaaatcatttaaacttaaGGACCCTAACCAGCAGCCTTCCCATTCTTTTCAAACTTTCAAAAactccctaaagctggccatacacgtggcgatctaacgaaacatcgtcagatccgccacacacagtcagggctgaaacagcagataaggaggcagaaacgatttctacctccttctgccgattgagccctgacggcagattttggtcaggcgccttctatggcgcccgatcaaaattttctaacctggccgatcggcgagtcgtccgatatcagcaggttcctgcgatatcggttgactcgccgacatgccatacacgcaccgaatatcgtacgaaacgaggtttcgtacgatagtatcggtgcgtgtatggccagctttaggctgatgtccgACAGAGCCATTCGGtattccaaagtcacacaaagtttcctcctgcaggcaaatttgtgcgactttggaaaacttAAGCGAtgtaaagggctttccaccgcAACTCCCATTGTTGCTGGTGGAGAGGCATTTCGCAACGGTTAGTCGCCctcgatagcagagatctatcgcaggccaCTAAActgctccgtgggacatcaggCTAAAGACCCACCTGTTTAGGGAagcttatttcatttattttgattGATCAGTCATTAACATCACAATTCATCAATTGTTTCCATATTTATTATGTTGAAAATGTaccctaaccctttagattgtaagctcttctgaaTAGGGCCCTCtaaaacggggagattagttgccgtgcgacaaatctcccttgtcgtgggcaactaatctcccccatatgccatcccaccggctagaatgtaaatcgccggtgggatggcatacgcggtgtggtgatttgccaaaatcgcagaagttgccttgagaggaaacttctgtgttTTTGGCgccgagtatgccatcccactggcgatttacattctagctggtggga contains:
- the prrt4 gene encoding proline-rich transmembrane protein 4, translating into MGSSHWTLTKILLLVVLYLNSYEAAQDKYLTGQNKNAVLYTPSVDFLVLTESTPTLAPLWVQSSSPTFAGYQKDEHVSQSPALDKNIMDSTQLLKESPTSDDVSLQSPFSILTPAYQTTNSDESSNTGYQTVPELSISQWPTPGLDQTTDQTQFSYTAPQFTIATVQESKLNSNTSPFTIPVKESDSPTVTNRLNSLSSSDAVTFSLPLFWTSTKQTENDTELLMGKGGLISSAMPTPVENVDEMLVTVPAYVISDSTQSNSMESLEISTETDRKPLDPMSGEPTKFPFATKGNTDPPGTQPGSQDSLADSSFLDCFQSEDCDSVTLSTAPSKVENNLYGHSSLLPFRPIFITLHSDWNTSVADWGVAWEALVYGSVGLFGSVALLSFLSLFCLVFRCPSGGHYLAVLHLFLIFVGSSRAFSLFYDAYGHQEKLPVFIAILLHELAFPCMTTSFSIVFLLLSSRCQMQRSTPSLLRLCILSATAVLHFVVSAGAVILVDVLQKFAFLLLVSHGVYITLAVLLSLSFFVFCCIARVQTTQIYDLKNSAPPVEYSSGCPFANSKDWSRATHIVVIASIFSLLNAVLQLYAMLYAMGYGGSIVFGPWTWWAFQLSSSLCEVGACLPLAVVGTYPLFSSNDIGRNNCWTKLFCLTPGHVTMKANILQANSQWSSSQHEKLLICDTIIRSDSEFFPLYTLVEKRMSLGEDISLIYNSTKSLEVQGLSLHNSSKTPSFISVQVDSDSTVDFQPPSPINLRRSIDEALFSEALIPKSLFHGTALSSSLSLTIKSTTQLEENIFKEKASDRGLYRTSSCMEMDTGFPATRPAANTCRQGNLSSPSSQIWRGKESATSSLYKVSQDGSSLVLCSSFDNANSSTYSYEKKQGCSQQSKGMYHTLLPPSQESLDMTTKKEHTLSGDFKDVFGPIDALSVSSDTIDL